A window from Prosthecochloris marina encodes these proteins:
- a CDS encoding fumarylacetoacetate hydrolase family protein, translating into MNLIPASSLNPSSIYCVGKNYLRHAEEMLQWESNDENVKRSTKKPEEPIIFLKPATALSRNGKVRVPHFHGKPISKNLHYEAELVVLIGKDAENIPTENTMSFIGGYGIGLDMTLRDVQMDAKEKGEPWLKCKGFKSSALLSDMVPATHILSPETLVFSLSLNDAIVQKGKAETMLFNIPELISYLSYIYGLQAGDLLFTGTPEGVGKVNNGDMLHAELLQNNCCRDFTLLTSLDAVVEAV; encoded by the coding sequence ATGAACCTCATACCGGCATCCTCTCTCAATCCCTCTTCAATTTATTGTGTCGGCAAGAACTACTTGCGACATGCAGAAGAAATGTTGCAATGGGAATCGAACGACGAGAACGTCAAAAGAAGCACGAAAAAACCTGAAGAACCGATCATATTCCTCAAACCGGCCACAGCTCTGTCCCGCAACGGCAAAGTACGGGTTCCGCATTTTCATGGAAAACCGATATCGAAAAACCTGCATTACGAAGCAGAGTTAGTAGTACTCATCGGCAAGGATGCTGAAAACATCCCTACAGAAAACACCATGTCCTTTATTGGCGGATATGGCATCGGGCTCGACATGACATTACGTGATGTTCAGATGGACGCAAAGGAAAAAGGAGAACCTTGGTTGAAATGCAAAGGGTTTAAAAGCAGTGCTCTGTTATCGGATATGGTTCCGGCAACCCACATTCTCTCTCCTGAAACGCTTGTATTCTCACTTTCTCTCAACGACGCAATTGTCCAGAAAGGTAAGGCTGAAACGATGCTGTTCAATATCCCTGAGCTGATCTCTTATTTATCGTATATTTACGGATTGCAGGCAGGAGACCTTCTGTTCACAGGAACCCCTGAAGGAGTAGGAAAAGTAAACAACGGCGATATGCTGCACGCTGAACTCTTGCAGAACAACTGCTGCAGGGATTTCACCCTTCTGACCTCGCTCGATGCAGTCGTAGAAGCAGTTTAA
- a CDS encoding 5-formyltetrahydrofolate cyclo-ligase: MVSRKDAIRNELRNVRASMNVNDWRSGSLLIAEKAFQVPELRHADSVMFYLSMNDRREVDTAPLINLVTAKDTVSTFVPVSCDRTLCAVPFSKSDPVVAGRFGQPEPLHARTGIEEVPEVVIVPAVAVDREGRRLGYGMGYYDRFISGLRKKGGNPFIIALVFSFQLLDSLLPDDPWDEGLDCIVTETDVVRIYKP, encoded by the coding sequence ATGGTGAGTCGTAAGGATGCTATCAGAAATGAGTTGAGGAATGTTCGGGCGTCAATGAACGTTAATGATTGGAGATCAGGAAGTCTTCTTATTGCTGAAAAAGCTTTTCAGGTTCCGGAACTTCGTCATGCTGATAGCGTTATGTTCTACCTTTCGATGAACGACCGGCGTGAAGTTGATACAGCTCCTCTCATAAATCTTGTCACCGCTAAGGATACTGTCAGCACATTTGTACCGGTATCCTGTGACAGGACTCTTTGTGCTGTGCCTTTCAGCAAAAGTGACCCGGTTGTTGCTGGTAGATTCGGTCAACCTGAACCTCTTCATGCAAGAACCGGTATCGAAGAAGTGCCGGAGGTGGTTATTGTTCCGGCTGTTGCCGTTGATCGGGAAGGAAGGCGTCTCGGATATGGAATGGGGTATTACGATCGTTTCATTTCAGGGCTTCGGAAAAAGGGCGGGAATCCTTTTATCATCGCTCTTGTCTTTTCATTTCAACTTCTCGATTCTTTGCTGCCTGATGATCCCTGGGATGAGGGACTTGATTGTATTGTTACTGAAACAGATGTGGTAAGAATTTATAAACCGTGA
- the ppk1 gene encoding polyphosphate kinase 1, with amino-acid sequence MDQNAESVKTSVKLHDFEDIAYYVNRELSWVSFNQRVLEEALSPDAHPLFERVKFISIFSSNLDEFFMIRVAGLQDQYEAGIQDRSVDGLTPQEQIEKIRERVIEQFRQRNDCFYNDICPKLNKNGIEFVEYKALDENKKKGLQKYFRNEIFPVLTPLAVDPGHPFPFVSNLSLNLAVELEDLETRVLKFARVKVPSILPRILRLDTIEGLDFKDEKIRLLWLEDLIQNNLEQLFPHMRVVQSHPFRVIRDADIEIEEDEAGDLLETIEKGIRSRRYGKVVRLDVTPTMPQSVRKILIKNLEVNSQSLYEISGVLGMSDLMEMMKIEKPELKDEPFAPHNPIEEKVGGDVFCAIRQGDHLLYHPYDSFQPVVDLINQAANDPQVLSIKQTLYRVGNNSPVVKALMSAVEQRKQVAVLVELKARFDEENNIGWARALEDVGAHVVYGLVGLKTHAKLTLIVRKEHDKLKRYLHLGTGNYNPFTAKIYTDYSYLTANDVLANDVSELFNALTGYSKHTTYRKLIVSPVNTRQRIIEMIEREIEWHEKEGNGRIIMKMNALVDRKTIKSLYRASCAGVSIDLIIRGICCLIPGIKGVSEHIRVISVIGRFLEHSRAYYFRNGGMDELYLGSADVMPRNLDHRVEALFPIMDKELIDVAKSELELILGDNVKAWEMNAQGAYIRVTNNEPEINSQKIFLNQASKRKSISKFKVNGL; translated from the coding sequence ATGGACCAGAACGCAGAGTCGGTAAAGACTTCAGTAAAGCTGCATGATTTTGAGGACATCGCTTATTATGTAAACCGTGAATTGAGTTGGGTATCCTTTAATCAGAGGGTGCTTGAAGAAGCATTGTCTCCGGACGCACATCCCTTGTTTGAAAGAGTGAAATTTATTTCGATTTTCAGTTCGAACCTTGATGAGTTTTTTATGATAAGGGTCGCTGGGCTTCAAGATCAGTACGAGGCCGGTATACAGGATCGTTCGGTCGACGGACTTACGCCCCAGGAACAAATCGAAAAAATCCGTGAGAGAGTCATCGAACAGTTTCGCCAGAGAAACGACTGTTTTTATAATGATATTTGTCCGAAGCTGAACAAGAACGGTATCGAGTTTGTCGAATACAAGGCGCTCGATGAAAACAAAAAAAAGGGGCTGCAAAAATATTTCCGCAACGAGATTTTTCCGGTTCTTACTCCACTTGCGGTTGACCCGGGCCATCCGTTTCCTTTTGTGTCGAATCTTTCCCTTAATCTCGCTGTTGAGCTGGAGGACCTTGAAACCCGGGTTCTGAAGTTCGCAAGAGTGAAGGTCCCGAGTATTTTGCCGAGGATACTTCGCCTTGATACAATCGAAGGGCTTGATTTCAAGGATGAAAAAATACGTTTACTCTGGCTGGAGGATCTTATCCAGAACAATCTCGAACAACTGTTTCCCCATATGCGGGTTGTACAGAGCCATCCGTTCAGGGTTATTCGCGATGCCGATATCGAGATTGAAGAAGACGAGGCTGGAGACCTGCTCGAAACCATAGAAAAAGGTATACGCTCGAGAAGATACGGTAAAGTCGTTCGTTTGGACGTGACACCGACGATGCCGCAATCGGTGAGGAAAATTCTGATAAAAAATCTCGAAGTCAATTCCCAAAGCCTCTATGAGATTTCCGGTGTTCTGGGTATGAGCGACCTGATGGAGATGATGAAGATTGAAAAGCCAGAGCTCAAAGATGAGCCTTTTGCTCCTCATAATCCTATCGAGGAGAAAGTAGGAGGGGATGTTTTCTGTGCGATACGTCAGGGGGATCACCTGCTCTATCATCCGTACGATTCATTCCAGCCGGTTGTCGATCTTATCAATCAGGCGGCAAATGATCCGCAAGTGCTTTCCATCAAGCAAACCCTTTACAGGGTCGGAAACAATTCACCGGTGGTCAAAGCACTGATGAGCGCGGTCGAACAGCGTAAGCAGGTGGCGGTTCTTGTTGAACTGAAAGCGCGTTTTGATGAAGAGAACAATATCGGTTGGGCAAGAGCGCTCGAGGATGTCGGGGCTCATGTCGTCTATGGCCTCGTGGGGCTTAAAACGCATGCAAAGCTGACGCTTATCGTCCGCAAGGAGCATGATAAGCTGAAGCGTTATCTTCATCTCGGTACCGGAAACTATAACCCGTTTACGGCCAAGATTTATACCGATTACAGTTACCTGACTGCAAACGATGTACTTGCAAACGACGTGTCCGAGCTTTTCAATGCTTTGACAGGTTACTCCAAGCATACAACGTACAGGAAACTGATCGTTTCTCCGGTCAATACCCGTCAGAGAATTATCGAAATGATCGAACGTGAAATTGAATGGCATGAAAAAGAAGGTAATGGCAGGATAATCATGAAAATGAACGCTCTTGTTGACAGAAAAACCATCAAGTCACTTTACAGAGCTTCATGTGCGGGGGTTTCGATTGATTTGATCATCAGGGGGATATGCTGCCTCATTCCAGGAATAAAAGGGGTTAGTGAGCATATTCGTGTTATAAGTGTTATAGGAAGATTTTTAGAACACAGCAGAGCTTATTATTTTCGGAACGGCGGTATGGATGAGCTGTATCTCGGAAGTGCCGATGTCATGCCGAGAAATCTTGACCATAGAGTGGAGGCATTGTTTCCTATTATGGACAAGGAGCTGATAGACGTTGCAAAATCGGAGCTTGAACTTATCCTTGGTGATAATGTCAAGGCTTGGGAAATGAATGCTCAAGGAGCCTATATCAGAGTGACGAATAATGAGCCAGAGATAAACAGCCAGAAAATTTTTCTCAACCAGGCGTCGAAGAGAAAATCAATCAGTAAATTTAAAGTCAACGGATTATGA
- the rpiB gene encoding ribose 5-phosphate isomerase B: MKIAIGSDHAGYELKKTVYSWLERNGYKVNDMGTYSDDSVDYPDYARKVAEAVANGEYDQGVLLCGSGVGVSIVANKVKGIRAALAFNPEIASLARQHNNANVLCFPARYSDSETIEKSLENWFAAEFEGGRHQRRVAKIEP; this comes from the coding sequence ATGAAAATAGCTATTGGAAGCGACCATGCAGGTTATGAATTAAAGAAAACCGTTTATTCCTGGCTCGAAAGGAACGGTTACAAGGTAAACGATATGGGAACATATTCAGATGATTCTGTCGATTATCCGGATTATGCCCGTAAGGTTGCAGAAGCTGTGGCAAACGGTGAATACGATCAGGGGGTATTGCTTTGCGGAAGTGGGGTTGGTGTATCGATTGTAGCCAACAAGGTAAAGGGAATTCGTGCAGCGCTGGCTTTTAACCCCGAAATAGCAAGCCTTGCGAGGCAGCATAACAATGCGAACGTTTTGTGTTTTCCCGCCCGTTACAGCGATTCGGAGACTATAGAGAAAAGTCTCGAAAACTGGTTTGCAGCTGAGTTTGAGGGGGGGCGGCATCAACGTCGAGTGGCAAAAATAGAGCCGTAG
- a CDS encoding CBS domain-containing protein has protein sequence MSVIQRHIDDRYPVLQASEKVDNALVQLQEHGLHEAPVLKDGKLVALVSVDDLHEAARAHEGDGNVQRIEDLSFEEPETVHGDQHLLDVFEQVSNNRLFDILPVKGEDGEYEGIVTKSGLLRDIALLFHFSEKGSTLEIEAPALGVKISEVISVIEKNDAMVLSFGVAEPEPGAQTMVMTFRIQCQDIYRLVTNLEKYGYLIRYAKPSTGAGADALREKALEFMRYIDM, from the coding sequence ATGAGCGTTATACAGCGACATATAGATGACCGTTACCCGGTACTTCAGGCATCGGAAAAGGTTGATAATGCTCTTGTACAGCTCCAGGAGCATGGGCTGCATGAGGCGCCGGTTCTGAAAGACGGTAAGCTTGTTGCTCTTGTTTCTGTAGATGATTTGCATGAGGCTGCAAGGGCTCATGAAGGGGATGGAAACGTGCAGAGGATTGAAGACCTTTCGTTCGAGGAGCCTGAAACAGTGCATGGCGATCAACACTTGCTTGACGTTTTCGAGCAAGTGAGCAATAACCGTTTATTCGATATTCTTCCGGTTAAAGGAGAGGATGGCGAGTATGAAGGGATTGTCACGAAATCCGGACTTCTTCGGGACATCGCACTGTTGTTTCATTTTTCAGAAAAAGGGTCTACTCTTGAGATTGAAGCACCTGCACTGGGCGTAAAAATTTCTGAGGTCATCAGCGTGATCGAAAAAAACGATGCTATGGTGCTGAGTTTCGGTGTTGCCGAGCCGGAACCCGGAGCCCAGACGATGGTTATGACTTTCAGAATTCAGTGTCAGGATATCTACCGTCTCGTTACCAATCTTGAAAAGTACGGTTACCTTATCCGTTACGCAAAGCCTTCAACTGGCGCAGGAGCCGATGCGCTCCGTGAAAAAGCCCTTGAATTCATGCGCTATATCGACATGTAG
- a CDS encoding M20 metallopeptidase family protein, producing MFDNSLFIVEKIRKRVDELYPEIVGIRREIHRHPELSFQEFRTTALIRDYLLKLGLKVEHDFLDTGVVALLEGGGSDKASSLVALRADIDALPLQEENTHDFCSREQGRMHACGHDMHTAILLGTAAVLSEIREKLPGNVLFIFQPAEEKAPGGAKLLIDAGLFQEYDPSAVFALHCFPDIPAGKVALHEGGVMAAADELYITVYGEGGHASAPHKAADPILAAAHIITAVQHLVSRVTSPYEPVVVSLCSIKGGNATNVIPGKVAISGTLRAMNEGVRAQIQERLRETVEHVAKGLGCRAELEIVKGYPVVVNDPETTRALRESLVDYFGMKDVVECEPSMTAEDFSNYLQYCPGVFMKLGTGRNVAGKKDMFLHSPFFDPDESSIATGMGAMSYAAFSWLTSINNAQQ from the coding sequence ATGTTTGATAATTCTTTGTTCATTGTTGAAAAAATCAGGAAAAGGGTTGACGAGCTTTATCCCGAGATTGTCGGGATTCGGCGTGAGATTCACCGTCATCCCGAACTTTCGTTTCAGGAGTTTCGCACAACGGCTTTGATTCGTGACTATCTCCTGAAGCTCGGTCTCAAGGTAGAGCATGATTTTCTCGATACCGGTGTTGTCGCTCTTCTTGAAGGTGGGGGAAGCGATAAGGCAAGCTCACTTGTTGCACTTCGGGCAGATATCGACGCTCTTCCGCTGCAGGAAGAAAATACCCATGATTTTTGTTCTCGAGAACAAGGCCGGATGCATGCCTGCGGGCATGACATGCACACAGCTATTTTGCTCGGTACTGCTGCGGTACTGTCGGAAATACGGGAAAAACTTCCAGGTAATGTGCTTTTCATTTTTCAGCCAGCCGAGGAAAAAGCGCCGGGGGGTGCGAAATTGCTGATCGATGCCGGTCTTTTCCAAGAGTACGATCCTTCTGCGGTTTTCGCTCTTCATTGCTTTCCGGATATTCCTGCGGGGAAAGTGGCTCTGCATGAGGGTGGGGTCATGGCAGCTGCAGATGAGCTCTACATTACCGTTTACGGTGAAGGCGGTCATGCATCGGCCCCTCACAAGGCAGCGGATCCCATTCTTGCTGCAGCACATATTATCACTGCCGTTCAGCATCTTGTCAGCAGGGTGACATCGCCTTATGAGCCGGTTGTTGTTTCTCTCTGCTCTATCAAGGGAGGAAACGCCACCAATGTCATTCCCGGCAAAGTAGCTATATCGGGTACCCTACGTGCGATGAACGAGGGGGTGCGGGCACAGATCCAGGAACGTCTCAGAGAAACGGTTGAACATGTCGCAAAAGGTTTGGGATGCAGGGCGGAGCTTGAAATTGTCAAGGGTTATCCGGTCGTTGTCAATGATCCCGAGACAACCCGTGCACTTCGAGAGTCTTTGGTTGATTATTTCGGAATGAAAGATGTTGTAGAATGTGAGCCGTCAATGACCGCTGAAGATTTTTCGAACTATCTTCAGTATTGTCCTGGGGTTTTCATGAAACTCGGTACAGGGCGAAATGTTGCGGGAAAAAAAGACATGTTTTTGCATTCTCCCTTTTTCGACCCCGATGAGTCTTCGATCGCAACGGGCATGGGAGCGATGAGCTATGCTGCTTTCAGTTGGCTGACGTCAATCAATAATGCTCAACAATGA
- a CDS encoding class II fructose-bisphosphate aldolase: MQKQPTSYKELGLVNSRDLFAKAVKGGYAIPAYNFNNLEQLQAIIMACVETKSPVILQVSKGARNYANQTLLRNLARGAVEYAEELGTPIPIVLHLDHGDSFELCKDCIETGFSSVMIDGSHLSYEDNVALTCKVVEYAHQHDVTVEGELGVLAGVEDEVASETHTYTQPEEVEDFVTKTGVDSLAIAIGTSHGAYKFKPGEDPKIRLDILEEIEKRIPGFPIVLHGSSSVPQDLVATINEHGGKLKDAIGISEDQLREASKSAVCKINIDSDGRLAMTAAVRKVLDEKPEEFDPRKYLGPARDSLKELYKHKIINVLGSDGKA; this comes from the coding sequence ATGCAAAAGCAACCCACCAGCTATAAAGAGCTAGGCCTCGTTAACAGCAGAGATCTGTTCGCCAAAGCCGTGAAAGGCGGTTATGCTATCCCTGCTTACAACTTCAACAACCTTGAACAGCTACAGGCGATTATCATGGCTTGCGTTGAGACAAAATCGCCGGTAATTCTCCAGGTCTCAAAAGGCGCACGCAACTACGCCAACCAGACACTCCTTCGAAACCTCGCCCGGGGCGCTGTTGAATACGCCGAAGAACTGGGAACCCCGATTCCCATTGTACTCCACCTCGACCACGGAGATAGCTTCGAGCTTTGCAAAGACTGCATTGAAACCGGTTTTTCATCCGTAATGATCGACGGTTCTCACCTCAGCTACGAAGACAACGTAGCCTTGACCTGCAAAGTTGTTGAATACGCCCACCAACACGATGTCACCGTTGAAGGAGAACTTGGTGTTCTTGCAGGTGTTGAGGATGAAGTTGCTTCTGAAACACATACATACACACAACCTGAAGAAGTAGAAGATTTCGTCACCAAAACCGGAGTCGACAGTCTTGCAATCGCTATAGGAACATCACATGGGGCTTATAAGTTCAAGCCCGGGGAGGATCCGAAAATACGCCTCGATATCCTCGAAGAAATAGAAAAACGCATCCCCGGCTTTCCAATCGTTTTGCACGGCTCATCCTCCGTGCCTCAGGACCTGGTTGCAACGATCAATGAACATGGTGGCAAATTGAAAGATGCGATAGGTATCAGTGAAGACCAGCTCAGAGAGGCATCGAAATCAGCCGTATGCAAAATCAACATCGATTCCGACGGCCGTCTCGCCATGACTGCGGCAGTTCGAAAAGTACTCGACGAAAAACCTGAAGAATTCGACCCGAGAAAATACCTCGGCCCTGCAAGAGATTCGCTGAAAGAACTCTACAAGCACAAAATCATCAACGTTCTTGGCTCGGATGGCAAGGCGTAA
- a CDS encoding tyrosine-type recombinase/integrase: MSVSIRLKNISKGRQSIYLDFWPPVLNSQGRQSRREFLKLYVYQKPTTPQQRKHNRSTLKLAEKVRAEREIEIQEERYNGRRDDTTVIDYLCAEAQRRKQQTAKIWNNMIFHAQQHFPEHVQIRSLKVTDCIGFRDYFTGLVREGTLMQNTAANYFAMFRAALRQAYRTKLLTENLNVFFDPLRFAKTERDFLTIDEINLLANTDIGKPEHRAAVLFAALTGMRSSDVIRLTWERVIESDLSGPALNLFVKKTESFDRKPITVQARQLMGMRGCDNERVFSISYRTFRTFLKEWAKVAGIERRVHPHMLRHAFAVQLLSQGEDIYTVSKMLNHTDVKTTETYLTLVDESKRKAAEKMKIKLPKK; encoded by the coding sequence ATGAGTGTCAGCATTCGACTTAAAAATATATCTAAGGGCCGTCAGAGTATCTATCTGGACTTCTGGCCTCCTGTTCTCAATTCTCAAGGCAGACAATCCCGTCGTGAATTTCTCAAACTCTACGTTTATCAAAAGCCTACTACACCTCAGCAACGCAAGCATAACCGGAGTACATTGAAGCTCGCAGAAAAGGTTCGTGCTGAGCGTGAGATCGAAATTCAGGAAGAAAGATACAACGGGAGGCGGGATGATACAACAGTGATCGACTATTTGTGTGCTGAAGCTCAAAGGAGAAAGCAACAGACTGCAAAGATCTGGAACAATATGATCTTTCATGCTCAACAGCACTTTCCTGAACATGTTCAGATACGGTCTTTGAAGGTTACTGATTGCATAGGGTTTAGAGACTATTTTACTGGTCTTGTCAGGGAAGGGACTTTAATGCAAAACACTGCCGCAAATTACTTTGCGATGTTTCGAGCTGCACTGCGACAGGCATATAGAACCAAGCTGTTAACTGAAAATCTTAATGTTTTTTTCGATCCCTTACGTTTTGCAAAAACTGAACGTGATTTTCTGACGATCGATGAAATCAACTTGCTTGCAAATACAGATATCGGAAAACCTGAGCATCGGGCAGCGGTACTTTTTGCTGCTTTAACTGGCATGCGAAGTTCGGATGTTATACGCTTGACTTGGGAGCGGGTTATTGAGAGTGACCTCTCTGGCCCAGCGTTGAATCTCTTTGTCAAGAAAACCGAAAGTTTCGATCGTAAACCAATTACTGTACAGGCTAGGCAGTTAATGGGGATGCGGGGCTGTGACAATGAGAGAGTGTTTTCAATTTCCTATAGAACATTTCGCACTTTTCTGAAGGAATGGGCAAAGGTTGCCGGTATCGAAAGGCGTGTACATCCTCACATGCTCCGCCATGCATTTGCAGTGCAGTTACTCAGTCAGGGTGAGGATATTTACACAGTATCTAAGATGTTGAATCATACCGATGTAAAAACCACTGAGACATATCTTACTTTGGTCGATGAGAGCAAACGAAAGGCTGCCGAAAAAATGAAGATTAAATTGCCAAAAAAATAA
- a CDS encoding LexA family protein → MKKSSRAKLVDALLKASNSSSDSELAKILGIKKQKISYWRSEKGSLDYDLLLEKFGRETLKFLSSEHGFDIETREKEREAKAGQLLAEAIRLLSEQTTIKGSIIEKSHQCNQESETVKLPFFLHTVAAGLPVDTTSPVDDYLNLPLHMIAHPAETYAAKAYGNSMIGAGIKEGDILIVDRRLEPQHKNIVIASVNGEQTVKQLWIENRKIKLIPKNRHYKPIEITKEMKFDIQGVVIWVLRKTI, encoded by the coding sequence ATGAAGAAATCGTCTCGAGCAAAGCTAGTAGATGCGCTACTAAAAGCCTCCAATAGCTCATCTGATAGTGAACTAGCTAAAATTCTAGGCATAAAAAAACAAAAAATATCGTATTGGCGTTCAGAGAAAGGAAGTCTCGACTATGACTTGTTATTAGAAAAATTCGGTCGAGAAACTTTAAAATTTCTGTCAAGTGAACACGGATTTGATATCGAGACAAGAGAAAAAGAGCGCGAGGCAAAGGCAGGACAACTTCTTGCTGAGGCTATCCGCCTTTTATCAGAGCAAACAACAATAAAAGGCAGCATTATAGAAAAAAGCCATCAGTGCAACCAAGAATCCGAAACAGTCAAACTCCCCTTTTTTCTTCATACCGTAGCAGCCGGCCTTCCTGTAGACACCACAAGTCCGGTAGATGACTATCTGAATCTTCCACTACATATGATAGCGCACCCTGCAGAAACTTACGCAGCAAAAGCATATGGCAACAGTATGATAGGGGCTGGTATTAAGGAAGGTGATATTCTGATAGTAGACAGGCGCTTGGAACCACAACATAAAAATATTGTCATAGCATCAGTAAACGGTGAACAAACCGTTAAGCAGCTATGGATTGAAAACAGAAAAATAAAATTGATACCAAAAAATCGCCATTACAAACCCATTGAAATCACAAAGGAAATGAAATTTGATATACAAGGAGTCGTAATCTGGGTGCTTCGAAAAACAATATAA
- a CDS encoding helix-turn-helix domain-containing protein, translating to MNEVTKEYTFNDIPTALAELIIEVQWLREEVKSRDDVLEEIKTVLVSERLNGKQAAKFLGIHVSTLIRKVDEGIVPVHDDGSGSRYYLRKELEKYLQDNKISTGIDKR from the coding sequence ATGAATGAAGTAACGAAAGAATACACATTTAATGATATTCCGACAGCTCTTGCTGAGCTAATCATAGAGGTTCAATGGCTTAGAGAGGAGGTTAAGAGTCGTGATGATGTGCTTGAAGAAATTAAAACTGTTCTGGTTTCAGAACGGCTCAATGGAAAACAAGCGGCAAAGTTTTTAGGTATACATGTTTCGACATTGATTCGTAAAGTAGATGAAGGAATTGTGCCAGTGCACGATGATGGTTCAGGTTCGCGGTATTACCTCAGAAAAGAACTTGAAAAATATTTGCAAGATAACAAGATAAGTACAGGTATTGATAAAAGATGA
- a CDS encoding DUF4373 domain-containing protein, with product MKTGLDYFPLDCVPDGKLELFIAENGAEGFGILVILWRLIYKDEGYYIKFDNDLVLRIRRASLSHAETIENVINNALKRGIFDKSMYGSYGILTSAGIQKRYLTITERRKEVRVILEFLLIDVCEYKNLFIVNNNPENTGLSTQSKVKECKRKNVSFPSVSTLEGENRVKFLSSSFLKSPFRKEAYDFADWFRTLAPESVTFDRDAWAQVWEQLRRIDDRKNPDEMKLAIQWARADPFWSTNFFSPLKLRKRNEDKVMYIDIFLAKMKQAKYTENGTQNGRLGNQKPLDKAGAEEVAASVASDPRLRR from the coding sequence ATGAAAACAGGACTTGATTACTTCCCGTTGGATTGTGTTCCGGATGGTAAGCTCGAACTGTTCATTGCTGAAAATGGCGCTGAAGGCTTTGGGATATTGGTGATTCTCTGGAGACTGATTTACAAGGATGAAGGATACTATATAAAGTTTGATAACGACCTTGTGTTAAGGATAAGAAGAGCATCATTATCGCATGCAGAAACTATTGAAAATGTTATCAATAATGCTCTTAAGCGTGGAATTTTCGATAAAAGCATGTACGGCAGCTATGGGATTTTGACTTCAGCGGGTATTCAAAAACGATATTTAACGATCACTGAGCGTAGAAAGGAGGTTAGAGTAATACTGGAATTTCTGCTTATTGATGTTTGTGAATACAAAAACCTCTTTATTGTGAACAATAATCCGGAAAATACCGGATTAAGTACACAAAGTAAAGTAAAGGAATGTAAAAGAAAGAATGTTTCTTTCCCCTCTGTTAGCACGTTAGAAGGTGAGAATCGAGTAAAATTTCTTTCAAGTTCTTTTCTGAAGTCACCTTTTCGAAAAGAGGCTTATGATTTTGCGGATTGGTTCCGTACTCTTGCTCCGGAATCAGTCACGTTTGATCGAGATGCATGGGCTCAGGTCTGGGAGCAATTGCGAAGGATTGATGACAGGAAGAATCCCGATGAGATGAAACTGGCAATTCAGTGGGCACGTGCCGATCCTTTCTGGTCAACCAATTTTTTCAGTCCGCTCAAGTTGCGGAAACGTAATGAGGATAAGGTAATGTACATAGACATTTTCTTGGCGAAGATGAAACAAGCAAAATACACGGAAAATGGAACCCAGAATGGCAGACTTGGCAATCAAAAACCTCTTGACAAAGCAGGGGCAGAAGAAGTTGCGGCGAGTGTCGCAAGCGATCCTCGCCTTAGAAGGTGA
- a CDS encoding phage tail tube protein, whose translation MAEQLGRNLVLVKGSSGGTGGTAIAGVRTKGIAVNNTPVDVSSDDSSGWRKLLDTPGEKTIDFSVSGVATDRTALAAAVSASDVVDEWKLTWEDGADVYGDCFIASYSETGEYNGTVTFEMSLQSAGAITYQAGS comes from the coding sequence ATGGCAGAACAATTAGGAAGGAATCTTGTACTCGTCAAAGGTAGCTCCGGGGGGACCGGAGGTACTGCTATTGCCGGTGTGCGTACAAAAGGTATCGCCGTCAACAATACTCCTGTAGATGTATCCAGTGATGATTCAAGCGGTTGGAGAAAGTTGCTTGATACGCCTGGAGAGAAAACTATCGATTTTTCTGTTTCTGGCGTTGCAACGGACAGAACAGCCCTTGCTGCAGCAGTTAGTGCAAGCGATGTTGTCGATGAATGGAAACTGACCTGGGAAGATGGTGCTGACGTCTACGGCGACTGCTTTATCGCAAGCTATTCCGAAACAGGTGAATATAATGGCACAGTAACATTTGAAATGTCTTTGCAGTCGGCTGGGGCTATAACGTATCAGGCAGGTTCATAA